A single Vicugna pacos chromosome 15, VicPac4, whole genome shotgun sequence DNA region contains:
- the LOC140685718 gene encoding NUT family member 2G-like, which translates to MALQRASPLLGTDVLMSTGASLTPFSALPFPPPAPGPEHLPPWEQHLPPSLTPSFPPGTTLLLPAFPTTPLVAAGGQVPMAIGPCNITVQLRSEARPAEPLQMQSFVLTPGTVTWGAPGALSGSATCPAPLSLAPSLATPAVGVTQAGMGGWAPSLPPQAPPPAAQRAPSIPPINAGPRPPGASREGSLATCQSQPPQDDSCNHESVYKNYRRWQRFKSLARTHLPQSPDAEALSCFLIPVLRSLARLKPTMTLKEGLRRAEQEWERTSDSDRMTYYAMAAKFKEFEAEEETQLQQLQSMNGAQGLPPPAPPKPEPQGPPAPKVGPQLGTHVPTGAQRKACVPRKAGPRAKPARPQPYTSQRPRETQAPKGIPLEAVKEYEDILEELLAPVHLATGETYAECPEDGTYPDPGLLSYMDQLCSQEDFVTKVEAIIHPKFLAALLSPEPQLDPLALAEELEEEEGLSLEELVQKRLLALKEELGAQAPTTHRAPQLDLSPRQSDVTQDAQRHDEGPQLGVSEEDSPPEIESEELSRCNGTESGLNTSKHRILSPGHEGFPLSQAGQPLSPPQGQRHTPPSLGPMETSNLREASPLREDAGPGPEDGSSEDKKEVPSLDFILATQYCLMPWGGKSHSSAPGPLRFLCPGVRGAPLAPSPHRISLSPAPAPAAKSRKRDLCAGQGSDDKLPQPKPDLGTSGRPALSPGLVRPSQPKKRRCDPFVAGSVRRRRRKRHCNK; encoded by the exons ATGGCTTTACAAAGAG CATCTCCACTGCTGGGAACGGACGTGCTTATGAGCACTGGTGCCTCTCTGACTCCATTCTCGGCACTTCCCTTTCCACCACCCGCTCCCGGCCCCGAACACTTGCCACCCTGGGAGCAGCACCTGCCACCCTCATTGACCCCATCGTTCCCTCCTGGCACCACCCTGCTGCTGCCAGCTTTCCCCACGACACCTTTGGTGGCTGCTGGTGGCCAGGTCCCCATGGCCATTGGGCCTTGCAACATCACTGTCCAACTAAGGTCAGAAGCGAGGCCAGCAGAGCCCCTCCAGATGCAGAGCTTCGTTCTTACACCAGGAACTGTCACCTGGGGTGCTCCAGGGGCCCTCAGCGGGAGTGCTACTTGCCCTGCTCCCCTATCCTTAGCACCCTCGCTGGCGACCCCAGCTGTTGGGGTAACGCAGGCTGGCATGGGAGGCTGGGCCCCCAGCCTTCCCCCTCAAGCTCCACCACCAGCTGCCCAGCGGGCCCCCAGCATTCCCCCCATCAACGCTGGACCACGGCCACCTGGCGCTTCCAGGGAGGGGAGTCTGGCCACCTGCCAGTCTCAGCCCCCGCAGGATGACTCCTGTAACCACGAGAGTGTCTACAAGAACTACCGACGTTGGCAGCGCTTCAAGAGCCTGGCCCGGACGCACCTTCCCCAGAGCCCTGATGCAGAAGCTCTTTCCTGCTTCCTCAT CCCAGTGCTCCGATCCCTGGCCCGACTCAAGCCCACCATGACGCTGAAGGAGGGACTGCGGCGGGCCGAGCAGGAATGGGAGCGCACAAGCGACTCTGACCGAATGACGTATTACGCGATGGCGGCAAA GTTCAAGGAATttgaggcagaggaggagacGCAACTTCAGCAATTGCAGTCCATGAATGGGGCGCAGGGCCTGCCGCCTCCAGCCCCACCAAAGCCAGAACCTCAGGGGCCCCCAGCCCCAAAAGTGGGCCCGCAGCTAGGTACCCACGTGCCCACTGGAGCTCAACGCAAAG CCTGTGTGCCCAGGAAGGCCGGCCCCAGGGCCAAACCCGCCCGCCCTCAGCCATACACATCCCAGCGGCCCCGGGAGACCCAGGCACCCAAGGGGATTCCCCTTGAGGCTGTCAAAGAATACGAGGACATCTTGGAGGAGCTGCTGGCGCCTGTCCACTTGGCCACTGGGGAGACATATGCAGAATGTCCAGAAGACGGGACCTACCCGGACCCGGGTCTCCTCAGCTACATGGACCAGCTGTGTTCCCAGGAAGACTTCGTCACGAAG GTGGAGGCCATCATTCACCCTAAGTTCCTGGCAGCTTTGCTTTCCCCAGAACCACAGCTGGATCCCTTGGCACTGGCTGAGGAgttagaagaggaggaaggactcTCTCTTGAAGAG CTGGTGCAGAAACGACTCCTGGCCCTGAAGGAGGAGTTGGGTGCGCAGGCACCCACCACTCACCGTGCACCCCAACTGGACTTAAGTCCTCGTCAGTCTGATGTTACACAAGATGCCCAGAGGCATGATGAAGGCCCCCAGCTAGGGGTCAGCGAGGAAGACAGCCCACCAGAGATTGAGTCTGAGGAACTTTCAAGGTGCAACGGAACAGAGAGTGGCCTGAACACATCAAAACACAGGATTCTCTCTCCAGGACATGAGGGTTTCCCTCTATCTCAGGCTGgacagcccctctctcctccccagggtCAAAGGCACACTCCACCGAGCTTGGGACCCATGGAGACCTCAAATCTCAGAGAGGCCTCTCCTCTTAGGGAGGAcgcagggccagggccagaggATGGGTCCAGTGAAGACAAGAAGGAGGTCCCCAGCCTAGACTTCATCTTGGCCACTCAGTACTGCCTGATGCCCTGGGGAGGGAAGTCccacagctctgccccagggcccttgagaTTTCTCTGCCCTGGAGTTCGGGGGGCCCCCCTAGCCCCCTCCCCTCATAGAATCAGCCTTAGCCCAGCTCCTGCACCAGCTGCCAAGTCCAGGAAGCGGGATCTGTGTGCAGGCCAGGGGTCTGATGACAAGCTGCCCCAGCCCAAGCCTGACCTCGGCACCTCTGGGAGGCCAGCCTTGTCTCCGGGGCTGGTGCGCCCCTCACAACCAAAAAAGAGGAGGTGTGACCCATTTGTCGCAGGgagtgtgaggaggaggaggaggaagaggcactgCAACAAATAA